CGTGGTACACGTTGACCACGCCGCCTTCGGGATCGGGGTTGGACATATCTGCCGTGAGGCCTTCGATGTCTGTTCGGCCTTCAACTAATGAAAGCGAGCCAAGGTAGTGGTCGAAGCTTCGGTTTTCGAGCATCAAAACGACAACGTGTTCGATGGCAGTTTCAGGGGTACCCACCACAACGGGCTCTTCGATGGTTTCACCGCAGCCTATTATGGCGGGAGTTGCTGCCATGGCGGCCATTGATTTGATGGCAGTTCGCCGGTCGATGGGGGTGGTGAAAAGAGAATTCTCGGATTTGTCTGGGTCGTATTTTTTGGACGTCATATTCTTCCCCTTTGATACCGCTGCCGTAGGTATCTTTTAAACCTAATCTTCGAACGCAGATCAGTAAAGAGAAAGTGACTTTAATCGGTAGGGGAAGATGTCAAAGGGGCAGGAGCCCCTCATTCATTGAAGCGGATCAGTGCTGGTGTCCGCCTGGGCCATGAACGTGGCCATGGCTGAGTTCTTCCGGTGACGCTTCGCGAATCTCGGAGATTTCTACAGCAAAATTAAGAGTTTTTCCGGCCAGCTCGTGGTTTCCATCAACAGTAATCTTATCACCTTCGATGCCGGCAATACGGATGAGTTGAATGTGGCCGCCTTCGCCTGGAGCTTGGAACATCATGCCAACTTCGAGGTTATCCACACCTTGGAAAGCTTCGCGAGGTACTTCCTGAATCAGCCCTGGGTTGTGCACGCCGTAACCTTCTTCTGGATTAACCGTAACACTGAGCTTCTCGCCAATGCCTTTACCGACTAGTTCTTTTTCGAGGCCGGGGATGATGTTTCCATGTCCATGCAGATAAACCAGCGGATCTTTGCCTTCAGAGCTGTCGATGACTTGTCCGCCGTCGAGAGTGAGCGTGTAGTGAATTGAAACTGCTTTATCTTTTGCAATGGTTGTCATGAATGTATTGCCTTGTTCGAAATGAAGTTCCTT
This window of the Deltaproteobacteria bacterium genome carries:
- a CDS encoding phospholipase C, phosphocholine-specific, whose translation is MAAMAATPAIIGCGETIEEPVVVGTPETAIEHVVVLMLENRSFDHYLGSLSLVEGRTDIEGLTADMSNPDPEGGVVNVYH
- a CDS encoding peptidylprolyl isomerase, translated to MTTIAKDKAVSIHYTLTLDGGQVIDSSEGKDPLVYLHGHGNIIPGLEKELVGKGIGEKLSVTVNPEEGYGVHNPGLIQEVPREAFQGVDNLEVGMMFQAPGEGGHIQLIRIAGIEGDKITVDGNHELAGKTLNFAVEISEIREASPEELSHGHVHGPGGHQH